ATCATTTACTCTCCCAAAAAAGACACCATCAATACAACATTTCTCCTTGCTACATCAATTTTCTTTATTCACCTGCTGACTTTAGCATCGAAGTGGTCACGCCGGACATCCCTTCAACGCCCATtctaggggtgttcaaacttcggataaaaccgaaaaaactgaacactgaatcgaaccgaaaactgaattttataattcggatataaatgttaaaatcgaaatttatttggttcggtttcggattatatatgtcaaaaccgaatcgactgaaaaaaccgaaatttcattaaattaataattttatttttattatatattttttgggatGATATTagtgaatgatgaattattttgaataatatttagttgattgttatttatgtaatttatttagacattatatttaaatgtaagttttactaagaaataatgtaaaaagataacatattatattttacaatatatttatcttattaatttaaataattgtatcaaagtCGAAATAAACGACCGAAATAATCGAACCATttcggtagaaaaccgaaccgaatcgaagaaaaatggttcggatatcggattatatatttgtaaaaccgaaaaccgaaataaaaaaccgaaaaccgaaccgaatcgACCGATGAACGTACACCCCTTGATTCACGTGGTTATCTTCATGTTTGCAGGTAAGCATTAGATTTTTATTAGGAAAAAAATATCTGGTTTGGAGATATCTAGATGTGCTCTCATCCCTCATCATTTGCATAACCCGACCCGATGAAATTGTCCACTCATCTTGAATCTATTTTTATCCGGTCACATCACATCGCATGGAGACTAGCGCAGAAGCTGTCTTCAACATAAAGGTGAGAAGCATCAAAACCATTTTCCTTCTGATAAATAACTTTAATCGTCCTTCAGTTTTTACATGCATCTTTCTGCTATATCAGGCGCTGTTCAGGAAGATTGCTGCAGCCTTGCCTAGGATGGAAACTCTATCATCCGCTAAGCAAGAAGACATGGTTGATGTCATTATGTCAACCTCAAATCTAGCAACGCGAATGCGTCTCTGTCGCAACAGCAATCTGGAAGGAATATCACGAACTGAATTTATTCGTTACGTACGCTGTCATATTTTATTGTTCATAAATTAATATGTAAAGTTTTTTCCAATTTTGTCTGCGATTGCATGAGTATTTCAATTCATCGGATTCAGTAAAGTCGTCGTTAAGCTGTATTCCTTTTAATTCATGTGTACTTGTATGTTACGAGAAGCAGAGTTTTACAACTAAGCAAAGTCTGtctatattattattgagtaggtctcttgtgagacggtctcacaaatctttatctatgagacgggtcaaccctaccaatattcacaataaaaaataatattcttaacataaaaagtaatattttttcatggatgacccaaataagagatccgtctcacaaaatacgacccgtgaaaccgtctcacacaagtttttgccattattatttttgttattattattatattttaaagcttGAGATAATTAGAGTATAGATTTTGATATGACCTAACGCACTAAAAATCTTTTCAATTTTACCCTCACGTTCTATATAAAtagagattttattttatgcacttatCAATACTTTTAACACCTCTCTCCAATGTTTCTCCATATTTCTTTCAACCGATCTACATTTGTTAAATGACTTTTAAATGTATTTaaccattatttatttaaacataGAAACTCATATTTAAAACCATTATttgcaaaattaaaatatattaagcaaccaataatatttttagattaTATTATAAACACGCAACGCATATGCCAATAATAGTGATCGATCTAGTTTCGGGCACTCCGataattatattacattaattaagTTTGGTCCAACGTATTATCGTGTTGATTTCTTTCAAGTTCAACAATAACGTCGTGGTGATTTATGAGATATTATATGCTGTAAGCGATAAAAGACAAATATAAAAGGTCTTTTTATCAAATATATGTATTTCGTAGTCGTAGATACTGATGATCAGGCCGACACACTTTCGGTTAATGCTTGGAATTTTGCAGTGGGCACTAGCAAGCGATGGCGATCTAAATTCCCCGAAATTAACCGCCTTAATCATTACAGAATTAGTCCAGTTTTGGTAATTATCACGCTCGCTCGCATATTGAGTCAACGAGCCATTCGAACACTAATTGTTACCACTCACGTGGTGGAGTCTCGCGTGGAAggaggaaaagaaaagaaatatggAGAAATTCTAGTTATTGGATTATGAACATCTGATGTCAACTTTTATCGAGATATATGAAGGTCTCACATGATATAATGATattgggcaaaaacttgtgtgagacggtctcacgggtcgtattttgtgagatggatatcttatttggatcattcatgaaaaattattactttttatactaagagtattactttttattgtgaatatcgttaggattgactcgtctcatatataaagatccgtgagaccgtctcacaagagacctactcatgatATTGAGATACAAAGAAAATTACTCTCGATGGAGCATATACCAACTTTGTTAGGCgcttaatctcgaattaaattAGGTGAATTATTTGTGGTAACATGCATGGAATGATCAAGAGAATATTGACATTTTATGTCCCAAATCTGCGCCAAAATATGTTCTACCCACCACATAATCGTTGCAATTGAACTATTCTATTttgttttagtattttttaaaagaacatTCCATAAATTTTTAGGTTTAAAATCACATTTCCCAATATTCAGAACATAGGAGTATGTTTTTTTTAGCAAtatatattctttattttcaaattctaaaattaattttaaaattgtattttgcATTTTGCGCAAGCactatatcttaaaattaatcaataagtaaataaaattaggtaaaCCTATGATTAATCCATTATTATTAGTGGAAGTATCATGATAGTTAATTAAGTTTgacgaaatttaaaataatattagggAATGAGAATGCTACCATATATGTATAATAGCACGTGCCGGAAAAAGTGCTCCGCCGCACGTAATTCCGGTACATaaacaaaatgttattttagtattaataGATTTGAtcgttaaattaaatatttacaaagGATTGTTGTTGAAATTTGATCTACCAAAATTTACGTTCGTTCGAAAAACAATGCATATTTGTTGTAAATCGAGGATATGTCTATATtccatatatttaaattattgatcGTGATTCAATGTATATACAGataaatttaaacaaataaagTGGAATGAAATTGGATAATCCATtagtctaaataaataatttttaataggtTGTCATCTATTAAAATCAAGGTTCTTAAACGGCATGAAGCGACTCCAAGTTTTATCAGTTTAAAcgagtttaaaataaaattaaagtatTATTTTGTGAggtgaatattttatttgtgacaCACGTGAAAAAAGAtatatttattgtaaatatgagcataGTTGGTCTGTATCATGAATAAagatccatgagaccgtctaacaagaTGTCTACTACTTCTTTAAATAGTTCATAATATATATTAcgttaagaaaataaaatcaaatcacacaaaaaaagtattaatttgaGTATGAATTTCTATGTTGAACATTTAAGTATTAATTATGCTTATTTGATTTTGGATATTTTATTCACTCACTTGTACTTGAAAAAGAAATATCCCGGATACATCATATTGGCGGGTCAAATACGATAAAGCGAAgaacaaaatattaaagaatatGAAGCATTTAATTTCCGTTGAGAAATTCAAATGTAATAATATTCTCACTTATGAATTGACTTCAGACGATATTGTTTAAATcttatatgtaatatttttgtCTCTAAAAATTGATTCGTAAGACaatttcaacaaattttttgaaattaagtCAATCAGGTCACAAATATGGAATCCCATTTCACAATAATCATTAACGTAGTAGAGAATTCACTTTAGATGCAAAAAcatttaatttggaaaaaaatattttatttagcaaatatttctaaattcttcaaaaaaaaaaaagcaactatcaataaataatttaaaattttaatttttaaatatttcttttgCTATAATATCTGAAGGAGGGGCTTACTCATTATTATTTCTCATCCTTTAATTGAAAAACAAATATAGAAAAGGATATATGAAAAGCAAAAATCGAAAAACAACAAAATTGCCAAATCTTCTAGGGTTGAAAGATTTGAAACTACAATCATGGGATGAAGGCAAAAGCTTAAAGCCAATGGAAAATGGCATTATTAGACTTGAACTGAAAGAGACAACACATTATCTTAATGTAAGGTTTGGAGATGATGATAGTTGTCTTGCCTAACTAATGCTTtactaataattatttttgttcattGATTTAGGTAATTTTATCTTTCAAGATTAATTTCCAAACTCAATTGTATATATTACAAGTTGCAAACATAAATTGACAATGATAGAAAAGTAATGATTCGGTTGTTCGATTGGTTTGAAAATTTCGTATCTATCATCGAAccaaagataagtgtttgatcaATGATCTGCAACTTGTGCAATTGACGTAAGAATTAACATGTTGCGATTTGTTTGATagtatattttacaatatatgaGTTGCATGAATATCACCGATTATATTTTTCGATGCTATGACTATTCTTGAAATAACAAAAAATCCttaaacaaaaatttatttattttgactcTCCCTCTCATTAGTGAACAATAATGCTCCAGCCAATGCTGAGAGGAACTAAAGGAAGATTCAACAAGATGATATGTCTTTTTCAGCAACCACTAACCATGGCCAAACTCTTTTGCCCTTTACAAGTTCGAACCCTTTCATGCCAACTAATAAAGATTAATGcaagaaaatgaaatatatcAAAGACATGAAGAGGGTTTGGACTCATGGAACCCACCCCACTTGTAAAATTGTCcatttgaatttaattgtttttgcACGTTATCGATCTTTTTCCTCTTTTCATAATGAAggattcattcaaaataagttttttttttatataaaaaaagtcaAATTAATCTATAATTTTGAATAAGTCATTCTTAGTTCTTTCCAATTAATATcaagagtaggtttcttgtgagacggtctcacgaatatttatctgtgagaccggtcaaccctaccgatattcacaataaaaagtaatattcttggcataaaaaataatactttttcatggatgacccaaataaaagatatgtctcacaaaatacgacccgtgaaaccgtctcatacaagtttttgccttaataaTATATACCTTCAGATAAACTGTTTTATAAGTTGATTAGCGACACTAATTTAAGGTTAATCATCCTTAAATTTACAATATTTCCATAAATGAGGGAACTTAAGATTAATTGATGGTTAGACAAATTCAACTcgtaactttattttttttctccatGTACTTGCATTTTTgtctttaattaattcaaaggTAGCAACAACAAATAAATACCATCAAATCTGTAGCCTTTTTTAGACGTTTTGCCTATGGATCCATGTATATTGACATGTAGTACATTCGTGTGTTTTTTCCCCTTGACTTTATTATATTGCCGACTATAGCTAAATCTTGAGGTTGTATATACCAAGAAATTAACGAAACAATATAAATTTGTCAAGGAAATTCATATTTAGAAACCAAAACGTACATTTTAAatcacaaaatattattttttcactgGATTGAAagaataatcaaatttaattgGAAAGATTTCACGCAATCTCAGAAAAGGTTACGGCTGGATATATCCAATGAACCAACATTAAGTATTCATTACAGCTTCCATCGCTTTCTCTTTGCTTTATATCAGTGATAATGGAACTTTATTACCTATTATATTATAACTCAACtatacaaataaattattatttttaaactctTGACATTTtacataatattaattaatattcccATTGAATTTATTAGTATTAATTTGTGACGAGTGATTCAGTTGAtcgatcaatttttttattatagtgCAATTTTGAACGGTACAGTTGATTTATATCAAacttttttaaaaggaaaatattCTATACCAAATTCATGTTATTGGAtttggatattatttttattttattaaaaaaaatatttttgaaaaagtacATTTTTATAGTATTTTCACATAGAAACTGAtattgaagtttttttttaaaaaaaatctggcTGCCCTTTGAATTTCAGACCAgtttaataaacttaaaaaaattgaatatttaaaaataaagtaaacATTTGTTTAGACGGTCTCACTGATCGTATTTCGTGAGACGAATCTATTATTtgagtcatcaatgaaaaattattattttttctgttaagagtattactttttattgtaaatatctttaggattgatccgtctcacatataatgattcgtgaaaccgtctctcAAAAGAGATACtcttaaaatatataaacaaaataaataaataacgaGCAGTACGGTTGTTGGCCTGTGTCTCTTCAAAAGTTAAAACTAAAAAGCTCCCTTCCTTTCTTTGCTGTATTCTATTTATTCTTCTGCTTGTTCTCTCTATTCAACAGAATAACAAAGCAAGAAGACAAAGCCCCAACTGTAGAATTCCTCCTCTCCTCACACACACGAACAGACATTCTCACTGAGTGTACAGCGATCAAAGTACGCACATTTAGAAGATACacagtgttgtgtttgtatACATAAATGAAGTGCAAGAAACATCCGATTGACCCGAGTAGCGACGTCGGGGTCTGCGCCTCCTGTATCCGGGAACGCCTCGTCGCAGTTATTGCGGCCCAGGTTCAAGCTCAGAGAGAAGCCCTTTTTCAACACGGTCAGCAAGGTTGCCGGAAATCGGATGCCCAACTGCCGCCATTCGTCTTCCCTCGATCAGTTTCTCCTTATGTTTCCCATCGGAAGTCCGATTCTGCAGCCACCTGGCAGATTCAAGGCCACCATCGACGCTACTATAGTACGCCTCAGGTGGGTCCTAATGGGTTTGTAGCGATGGCAATAGATAAGGACAAGAAGAGTAGTACCAAGGGGAGGTTCTCTTCAGTTTTACTCGGGCTTTTCAGATCGAAATCGGACAAAACGGGTTTGGATTGGAGACCGGGCCCGATCTCCGATCGTGGCGTGCCGGTTGATTCGTGTGCGGATTCTCCATCTTGGTTCTCCATGATTGTTCCCGGTCGCCGGAAAAAGCAGGTTCGGACCTGTTCTGTCGAAGAATACTCGAGCAAAGCCGGCCGAGGAATGTCGCCATCCAACGTGGAGGATGACGAGCATTGCCGCGACGTATCTAGCGGATACTCGTCGGAGTCTTCTCAGGGGTGGAAGCAGACACCGAGGAGGACACCAGCTACGCGGCGTTGCAAAGGGAGGACGGCGTCGCACAGCAGGAATGCATCGGGTTTGGCATTTTGCCTAAGCCCCTTGGTTCGGCCCAGCCCAAACCGGAAATCGAGCCAGAAGGTTGCTCCGCCGGATATAATGGTGGCCGGAGAGGTGAGAGCCCCGCAGAAGCCACACCTCTCTGCAGCGCCGTCGTTTTGCAAGAATCGTTCCCGGAAGCTCGCGGATTTCGGTAAGCAGAGTTGCAACCCTTATCCCATCCACTGATTCAGCGACCGTTGACGTTTGACCCCACTTGTCGCAATGACGGTTTCACCCCtggttattttttatttttatgtatttttatttttatttttatttttatcaccaCCGCATACAAGACAAACGTtattagagaaaataaaatatctttCATGGGCTTTTNAATAATGAGCCCTTGCATGAGTGACTTGGTTATGCACCAAATTCTTCGTGGGCTGCCCTACCAACATCAAACAAATGACCAAAAGTCACTATTCATTTAATGATATTCAATACTTTGATACAACTCTCTCCAGTTTTCAAGTCGTCGAGTTTCCACGTTGTATTTTAACAAATGTAATCGTATATTTCAATCTCAAACAATAAGTTCTCATATCatctatttctttttctttattgaCAAGAATTTAAGTCGCACCTACTCTATCTTGAAATTTAagaaatatacatacatattcACTCATGGACTCAGTGCTATAACAATATAGAAGATGcaattttgtttcaaaaaaatcCGAATTGCGTTTGTGGATGCCCATTAAAAAAGCGAAAGGCCCAAGAAAACTCGAGATGGGATATGCAACCCGTCCATTTATGATTCGAGGGACGAGAATTAAACAAccatctttaaatttatttaatagcTAGAGCTGACACCGTCCTATTTAACTGTCTCACTGAAAGCTTTTTAATCGCTATGTTGCTCACTTTTGTTCACACTAATGAAGTGAGTGAtgaatcatatcaaaattatatatccaaTAGATGATTCAACTGCTTATCAATAATAACTTACGCTTTATAAATGTttgcattttttaaaattcaaaattgtgTAATAACTAACAGAAGTACGAATTTAAATGCCGAGGTAGCATGTTAGGCACCAAGTTGCCGTTGTAAACCCTGGACCACGAGTTCACCCGTAGACACCGTTGTATTTTAGGCCCAAGTAAAATGAGAGGCCAGTTTGTGGTCCTAAGTtatcattatttgaaaaattcgAATTTGTTTTTATCCACTTAAAACAGATACTTGATCAAAAAGAAAACTGGCCAACGCCAAAACTAGAACAGTATATAGAAATGTGTTCAGCTTTGTTCGGCTAATACTGAATAGGAATCAGTGTCGTGAGAAAATATAATAAGCAAAACAAAAACAGTAAAACAAATCGATGTCTGCATGAAATACAAcgttcttaaaataaatttgtctCTTCTGGTATGTGTTTCGAGAATCTAATCGGACGACTGTTTCTCAAGATACAACGGAACAATCAGTAGTAACTTAACACGAAGGTATTGCGACGACGAAATGAACGAGCTGCGTCGAATGTCAAACCGatcaaaacaaaattatttatccagtttaatattatttatctggtttaatattcaaaacaacaaataaaagaaGTATGTGCATcacaaaataatcaataatcaataaaatttccATGGATAAGATACTCAACTTAAAGCCAAAAAATTCTAATGAACCCAAAACGAAATATCCAATTTCTTCAAGCCCTACGAATCAACTTCCCAGTTCATCGTCGTTCTCGACAATCTCTTCCACGTACTCTATTCTTTCATCTAGATCATTATATGAAACAAAAATTATTCAACACACTTCTAATATTCCAATCACTGAATTGACCTCAAGAGTAACAATCAAAGCCACCACAACAAATGATCAATGTATGTGCATGTAGAATTCTAAAATTCTGAAgaaaaacaaaatgataaaataacatatcaaaatttcattATGCAACACATTGACTTCGACTATAGAGAAATAATACGTGACTCACATGAATTGTCGTACATGTTGAGtagatatttcaaataatttgtgAATGAATTCCAAGACACGTTTGCAAcgctttcttttaaaaaatattttctccctCACTTTAATCATAGGGATATGAAAAATTTCTCTCAAGATACACTGAAGATATTCTGTATTTGTAGGTGAATAAATCAAATCAGAATCTAACACAAACAAAAATGAATTTCTTGATCTAATGATGTCATATATATAGAAACGAAAATTCGATTCAGAACAGAGGCGACTCTTCATCAAACATTGCATCCTTTCATGAAAATCAATCATGAAACAAGGTGTTGTTTCCAAAGAGTTGTTCGTTATCGACAAactaaataattatgaaaattgttCTAACATATACAACATTCTGACTCACATCAATCAAGAAGTGGCTCACACGACAAACATAATAGCGTACATATGCAAATCATGTAGCTcggataaaataaatattttatttttaatttcatcaaTTCTATTTATTGTTTTTGGACTCATTAgtgtttcttttaaaaaatattttcgattATTAAAATAGCCAACCGTCGTAGATGAATTTGTTTGGTGACTAACAAACCAATGTGGGAACCAATGTGGGGTAGAAGTCAAATTCTACTGCCTCAACAGCCCACGAGCACCGGCGTATGTTGACTTCCAAATACTTGTATAATTCGTTAAAATAttgtaagaaaagaaaacgaaaatacataaataaattcaaaccacacaaagttgagattatttcaactcactttttcaaAGGATAATATATATCCATCACAAAAGGAAATTCAATTCAATGAAATTCGAGTATTTTACGttgggcaaaaacttgtttgagacggtctcacgggtcgtatttgtgagacagatattttatttggatcattcatgaaaaaatattactttttatgctaagagtattattttttattttgaatatgggTATGATttatccgtctcacatattatgatccgtgagacggaCCACTCTTTATGTTGAGCATGTATGAGGAGCAAGTTATAACGATGGTGAATCCGAAAACTTCTAGCTCGAATTCAATCTATCTTATTTTTGTCtatttatgttttgttttaaataaattctcttctttttatttattttcgtttttgcttgatttttaagttttttgacaaaataatcttttaatgtACCGTCGTGTCGTTTCTCTATGAGATCGCAAATAAATGTTAATCCCTTATTCCAACTTCCATCTCATACACGTTTATATGACTAACGAATTTGGTCCCCattaaaatcaacaaaacataaaaccaaAATTCAAGAAAGATGGCGTATCAGCTTCCCAAATTCACCAACGCTTTATCTTTTCTGATCAAGAAACTATACAGCCAAGACCACCGTGGCCCCGCCACCTACGTCTTCGACAAGAATTCTCCGGCCTTTTGTTCCATATGCCTCAATGATATCTGACGCGGTGATACTCACCGGAGACTGCCTCGGTGCACGCACTTTTTCCATTCAGGTTGCATTGATGCATGGTTTGAGTCTCGTTCGACGTGCCCTTTATGCAGAATCGAAGTCCCTGATCAATTTATTTCCTTGAGTGAAAACAGAAACGATTTTTTGGgtgattttgcatcaaattttgTTTCGTTGGTTCGGAATTGTTTTGAGAAAATTGTAGATCCTGATACTAATGAAGCCATTTCATTACTCATGTATGGAGACATACGGTCCGGATTTTAGTGCCCACGATAACTTTACCGGTGGTGGAGATACTTAATTAATATGTCTATATCAGctctaaaataatatttgcaaGTATAGTATCGTCGTTATCCTAGACTTGTTTCTTGTGTAATCTTCCTCATTTTCCCACTCtattttcttaattcttctGGTGAATTAAAATTTACTTGTATTAATTGTCTTTGTGCGGATAATctaatttatgatatatatcGTAACGCCCACGAGTCTTTAGCGGGCTTATTTTCTTACTCACTAGGAAACTTTCAAATAGGTTATCTATCCCAAAATTGTCTCAAAACAAACATAACTTTGGGGTTTTTATGTGATAGCTCCTGaataaaagataataaaaaTTCGGATTCACCAAATGTTTCTTTCTCCGGACAAGAAAATTGGAAATTTTGATTCACAGAGCTAGAAACATGCACGTAGAAGTTTATTTACTGTGTTATGGTTcaattttgatttgatttatatgAAAAAAAGTTGTACTGCAAATCCTTCGAGCGATACACAACAATTTAAGCTTATCACTTGTCATCCAATACATGCTAATTGGAAATGTATCAATACAacatagcataatcaatatagTAATGGAATTCCTAAAATCATGTTATAACAATAAGCATTGCTTACTACTCTTTAATTTATACGAGTAAGCGTAGGTTGAGGCCAGATGCATACACGTATCATTAGTTACTTGCAAATGGTAGAAGGCGAAATCCATGTTTGAGTGCATCATCCCAAATTTTGTTAACGTCGAACATGGTCTCCCCGCATTCGTGCACGTTGTATCCTTCTAAGCCATGCAATATTCCAGCCACATGCCAAGCACTCATAGCCCTTCTTGGTAACCAGTTCTGGGGAAATCAAGGGGTaccaatcaataataatttttctaaataagtAAACCAAACACATATGTACGACAAATGCGCCAAGTGAGCAGACTCGAGCTAGACCAGAGCCTAGGACCAGCATTGATGACATTCTAGCTCGTTTTACTGTATTTTAGTTTATCAGTTCACAATGTTCAAGATTATCGTAGCTGTTGATCAAACAGTCAACTAGTGGACtgctttttttaaataatataattcttGAGTTAATAGTCATGCAGAATAAGTGAGTGTATATTTTGGTAAAATTGTTCTAACCTCGCAGGAGTGCAGATTCTCGAGTGCGGGAGGAGCCACCAATGCCGGAGTGTGACTGTAGAAGGCGTCTTTGCGCGCTTTCTTCGGAGGAAATTGAGAGTATGGAATGAACAATGTACCCTTTGGTGCCTTGAGTTGTTCTTCTTTGGATAGTCCATCTCCAACTATCCAAACCTTCGCACAAAGAAACCACAGCAATCATTCTAAAGTTGCGTTATTGAACAAACTCTACCAAGATTTACTGTTACTTTTACAATATTTTTACCCGTTCAGTGTAGTATTTTGAGAGTGCTATTTCACTCTGAGATCTGAAAGACAATTTAAGTCTTTCG
This genomic interval from Primulina huaijiensis isolate GDHJ02 chromosome 14, ASM1229523v2, whole genome shotgun sequence contains the following:
- the LOC140956705 gene encoding uncharacterized protein, which translates into the protein MKCKKHPIDPSSDVGVCASCIRERLVAVIAAQVQAQREALFQHGQQGCRKSDAQLPPFVFPRSVSPYVSHRKSDSAATWQIQGHHRRYYSTPQVGPNGFVAMAIDKDKKSSTKGRFSSVLLGLFRSKSDKTGLDWRPGPISDRGVPVDSCADSPSWFSMIVPGRRKKQVRTCSVEEYSSKAGRGMSPSNVEDDEHCRDVSSGYSSESSQGWKQTPRRTPATRRCKGRTASHSRNASGLAFCLSPLVRPSPNRKSSQKVAPPDIMVAGEVRAPQKPHLSAAPSFCKNRSRKLADFGKQSCNPYPIH